A genome region from Sphingobacteriaceae bacterium GW460-11-11-14-LB5 includes the following:
- a CDS encoding chromosome segregation protein SMC — protein sequence MQLTRLEIKGFKSFGDKVTINFNEGVTAIVGPNGCGKSNVIDAMRWVLGEQSTKALRSEKMENIIFNGTKNRKQAQLAEVSLSFDNTKNILPTAYSQVTVTRKLYRNGDSEYRLNDVQCRLKDITDLFLDTGIGSDSYSIIELKMVDEIITNKEHSRRSLFEEASGISKYKLRKRQTFSKLKDTEADLERVEDLLFEIEKNLKTLENQARKAERYYKLKEQYRELSVQLATHRIAFFRTDLNALETQEQNQQVNRTELSNKIDTGEAELQKLKLGSISQEKNLSVQQKATNEFVSKIRAYESEKKVKNEQMRFLQEKETRLSGELEKDKNQVNHIKYNIKRLNEEVLTETEVFNRLESDLKLLKSTLDTLREQQQTEKNRIDNLIKSVNELQNNVYQSQKEIDILNIQKDALVQETNRNVDDTETKTLELKAFDHALAELDIQVREKQANIKNLTEAEEILKEKLAASEINLSSNKEKLTAENRKKDAKQNEYNLTKSLVDSLEGFPESIRFLKKNNAFAKSALLLSDILFCNEDYRIAIENYLEPVMNHYVVDQYADAVQAINLLTDASRGRANFFILENVPDKNPVIGTHEGLVSALSVIEVDKKYQHLCNLLLQNVYIAVAEQENLFKVTPTESLTILAKNGKYAQTKFTLAGGSVGLFEGKRIGRAKNLENLAKEIKASESLINQYNAAIKAETDQIFELKEASKINQINALQQEMNRLNNEHISVQTRRDQYQEFITTSENRKTDIAQKIVSIEKALSEKLPALVQLQKDQQEAHVNLQEQQLNYQEIADQVNESAGKYNQDNIRFHQQQNKLSGLEKDLDYRFVQEEALNKRIAQNDKELQEALTQITATLQHTDLNDDTLLEMYQQREEMEKGLAEAEQAYFTSKGSINEVENDLTNIRKNREETDFLLTEIKDKKNALKIDLNALKERLAVEFNIDINDLLETDTEIEALESEFDLRQKVERMKRQLDEFGAINSMAMEAFKEMEERYTFIQNQKKDLNAAKTDLLQTIKEIDDTAKDKFMQAFTQAREHFIVVFRSLFNEEDSCDLILSDINNPLEADIDIIARPKGKRPLSINQLSGGEKTLTATALLFSLYLLKPAPFCIFDEVDAPLDDTNIDKFNNIIRKFSDQSQFIIVSHNKRTIASTDIIYGVTMVEQGVSRVVAVDLREVAA from the coding sequence ATGCAACTTACTAGGTTAGAAATTAAAGGTTTTAAGAGCTTTGGCGATAAAGTGACCATCAATTTTAATGAGGGTGTTACCGCTATTGTGGGGCCTAATGGTTGCGGGAAATCAAATGTAATCGATGCCATGCGCTGGGTTTTGGGCGAGCAGAGTACCAAAGCTTTACGTTCAGAAAAGATGGAGAACATCATTTTCAATGGGACAAAAAACCGTAAACAAGCGCAGCTCGCCGAGGTTTCATTAAGCTTTGATAATACCAAAAATATCTTGCCTACCGCCTATTCGCAGGTTACTGTTACACGTAAACTCTATAGAAACGGCGATAGCGAATACCGTTTAAACGATGTTCAATGCAGGTTAAAGGATATTACCGACCTTTTTCTGGATACCGGAATCGGCTCTGATAGTTATTCCATTATCGAGCTTAAAATGGTTGATGAAATTATTACCAACAAAGAGCATAGCCGCCGTTCTTTATTTGAGGAAGCATCGGGAATTTCAAAATACAAATTACGTAAAAGACAGACTTTCAGTAAGTTAAAAGACACTGAAGCGGATTTAGAACGGGTTGAGGATTTACTTTTCGAGATCGAAAAAAACCTTAAAACCTTAGAAAATCAGGCACGTAAAGCCGAACGTTATTATAAGTTAAAAGAACAATACCGCGAACTGAGTGTTCAGTTGGCTACTCACCGTATAGCCTTCTTCCGTACCGACTTAAATGCTTTAGAAACACAGGAGCAAAATCAGCAGGTAAACCGGACAGAACTCAGCAACAAAATAGATACTGGCGAAGCCGAACTGCAAAAGCTTAAACTGGGTAGTATTAGCCAGGAAAAGAACCTTTCCGTACAGCAAAAGGCCACAAACGAGTTTGTTTCTAAAATCCGCGCTTACGAAAGTGAGAAAAAAGTAAAAAACGAACAGATGCGTTTTTTACAGGAAAAAGAAACCCGTTTATCTGGCGAGCTCGAAAAAGATAAAAATCAGGTTAACCACATTAAATACAACATCAAACGTTTAAATGAAGAAGTTTTAACAGAAACCGAAGTTTTTAACCGATTGGAATCTGATTTAAAGCTACTGAAATCGACACTTGATACTTTGCGCGAGCAACAACAGACGGAGAAAAACAGGATTGACAACCTGATTAAATCGGTTAACGAGTTGCAAAACAACGTATATCAGTCGCAAAAGGAAATTGATATCCTGAATATCCAAAAAGATGCACTGGTACAGGAAACTAACCGAAATGTGGATGATACCGAAACCAAAACCTTAGAGTTAAAGGCTTTCGATCATGCTTTAGCCGAACTTGATATCCAGGTTAGGGAAAAGCAAGCCAACATTAAAAACCTGACGGAGGCTGAAGAAATTTTAAAGGAAAAACTGGCAGCTTCCGAAATCAACCTAAGTTCGAATAAGGAAAAACTGACGGCCGAAAACCGTAAAAAGGATGCCAAACAAAACGAGTATAACCTCACAAAATCGCTGGTTGATAGTCTGGAAGGTTTCCCCGAATCGATCCGCTTTTTAAAGAAAAACAACGCTTTTGCTAAAAGTGCCTTGCTCCTTTCTGATATTTTATTCTGTAATGAAGATTACCGCATTGCTATAGAAAATTACCTCGAACCGGTAATGAACCATTATGTGGTTGATCAGTATGCAGATGCCGTTCAGGCGATTAACCTCTTAACCGATGCCAGTCGCGGACGGGCTAACTTTTTCATTTTAGAAAATGTTCCTGATAAAAATCCGGTTATTGGTACACATGAGGGACTTGTTTCGGCTTTATCGGTAATAGAAGTCGACAAAAAATACCAACACCTGTGCAACCTGCTTTTACAAAATGTGTACATCGCAGTGGCTGAGCAAGAAAATTTATTTAAAGTCACGCCAACCGAAAGTTTAACCATTTTGGCTAAAAACGGGAAATATGCCCAAACCAAATTCACTTTAGCGGGTGGTTCGGTAGGTTTGTTTGAAGGTAAAAGGATTGGTCGTGCCAAGAATTTAGAAAATCTGGCAAAAGAAATCAAGGCTTCAGAATCGTTGATTAATCAATATAATGCGGCGATAAAAGCCGAAACTGATCAAATATTTGAGTTAAAAGAAGCTTCAAAAATCAATCAGATTAATGCCTTGCAACAAGAAATGAACCGTTTAAACAACGAACACATTTCTGTGCAAACCCGTCGCGACCAGTACCAGGAATTTATTACAACCAGTGAAAACCGCAAAACAGACATTGCCCAAAAGATTGTTTCGATAGAAAAAGCCTTGTCTGAAAAATTGCCTGCATTGGTTCAATTGCAAAAAGACCAGCAAGAAGCGCATGTTAATTTACAGGAACAGCAACTTAATTATCAGGAAATTGCCGACCAGGTAAACGAAAGTGCAGGTAAATACAATCAGGATAACATCCGTTTTCACCAGCAACAGAACAAATTATCGGGTTTAGAAAAAGATTTAGATTACCGTTTCGTACAGGAAGAAGCATTAAACAAACGCATCGCCCAAAACGACAAAGAATTACAGGAAGCACTGACTCAAATTACGGCAACCTTACAACACACCGATCTTAACGATGATACGCTTTTAGAAATGTATCAACAACGTGAAGAGATGGAAAAAGGGCTTGCAGAAGCCGAGCAAGCCTATTTCACAAGTAAAGGAAGCATTAACGAGGTTGAAAACGACCTGACCAATATCCGTAAAAACCGCGAAGAAACCGATTTCTTATTAACGGAGATTAAGGACAAAAAGAATGCTTTAAAAATCGATCTGAATGCCTTAAAAGAACGTTTAGCTGTCGAATTCAACATCGACATTAACGATCTTTTAGAAACAGACACTGAAATTGAAGCTTTAGAAAGTGAATTTGATCTCCGCCAAAAGGTAGAGCGAATGAAACGCCAACTGGACGAATTTGGTGCCATTAACTCAATGGCTATGGAGGCCTTTAAAGAAATGGAAGAACGTTACACTTTCATCCAGAACCAGAAAAAGGACCTTAATGCAGCCAAAACCGATCTTTTACAAACGATTAAAGAGATAGACGATACCGCTAAAGATAAATTTATGCAGGCCTTTACCCAGGCACGTGAGCATTTTATCGTGGTTTTTCGCTCTCTATTTAACGAAGAAGATAGCTGCGACCTGATTTTATCAGACATCAATAATCCGTTAGAGGCTGATATTGATATTATAGCACGTCCGAAAGGGAAAAGGCCTTTATCCATCAATCAGTTATCCGGTGGAGAAAAAACTTTAACGGCTACAGCCCTATTGTTTTCACTTTATCTGTTAAAACCTGCCCCTTTCTGTATTTTCGATGAGGTTGATGCCCCATTGGATGATACCAACATCGATAAATTTAATAATATTATCCGCAAATTCTCTGATCAATCGCAGTTTATCATTGTATCACATAACAAACGAACCATTGCCAGCACCGATATTATTTATGGCGTAACCATGGTAGAACAAGGTGTTTCGAGGGTTGTAGCGGTCGATTTAAGGGAAGTAGCGGCTTAA
- a CDS encoding peptidase M20 translates to MKILYILPLAMMLSCCSSVKNQNNTTSDKLDTQLLKDVEVLSSDAYQGRKTGTKGAEMARAYIIERFQKLGLKSYPQHVNYAQEFTFNGRGNAKINGTNIIGYIPGKGSNVIVVSAHYDHLGVVKDEVFNGADDNASGTAGLLKIAAYFAKNKPNNTIIFASFDAEEMGLQGAKAFVGNPPVPINTIAIDLNMDMISHSDKGELYVCGTFKYPDLKKYVDTTKTNIKLLFGHDDPKQGHDDWTNQSDQGAFNAKNIPFLYFGVEDHKDYHKATDEYTTITKPFFSHAASAVLDVVKSIDKQSGLQQLLKDKMIMTDNPKRSEKF, encoded by the coding sequence ATGAAAATCCTATATATCCTTCCCTTAGCCATGATGCTAAGTTGCTGTTCATCAGTAAAAAACCAAAATAATACCACATCGGACAAGTTGGATACCCAATTACTAAAAGATGTTGAGGTATTATCTTCAGATGCCTATCAGGGTAGAAAAACCGGAACAAAAGGAGCTGAAATGGCCAGGGCTTATATTATTGAAAGATTTCAAAAATTAGGTTTAAAATCTTACCCCCAACATGTAAACTATGCGCAGGAGTTCACTTTTAATGGAAGAGGCAATGCCAAAATAAATGGCACCAACATCATCGGCTACATACCAGGCAAAGGAAGCAATGTTATTGTGGTATCTGCCCATTACGACCATTTAGGCGTAGTAAAAGATGAAGTTTTTAATGGTGCTGATGATAATGCATCAGGAACTGCAGGATTATTAAAAATTGCCGCTTATTTCGCTAAAAACAAACCTAACAACACCATCATTTTTGCTTCTTTCGATGCCGAAGAAATGGGACTGCAAGGTGCAAAAGCATTTGTGGGCAATCCACCTGTACCCATTAACACTATTGCCATTGATCTAAACATGGATATGATCAGCCATAGTGATAAAGGTGAACTTTATGTATGTGGAACTTTTAAATACCCTGATTTAAAGAAATATGTAGATACGACTAAAACCAATATCAAATTACTTTTCGGCCATGATGATCCTAAACAAGGTCATGATGATTGGACCAACCAGAGCGATCAAGGGGCTTTTAACGCTAAAAATATCCCTTTTTTATACTTCGGTGTAGAAGATCATAAAGACTACCATAAAGCGACAGATGAATATACGACCATTACTAAGCCATTTTTCAGTCATGCAGCAAGTGCGGTGTTAGATGTGGTAAAAAGTATCGACAAGCAATCAGGTTTACAACAATTGTTAAAAGATAAAATGATCATGACGGATAATCCAAAAAGATCAGAAAAGTTTTAA
- a CDS encoding transcriptional regulator, with amino-acid sequence MIKELTKAEEQIMLILWEMGEALVKDVIEKMNEPKPAYNTVSTVIRVLEGKGFVDHKAIGNTHIYFPIIKETDYKRFAFDKVMNNYFENSYESLVSFLVKEKSMSTEELNEIIQLAEKLKKDK; translated from the coding sequence ATGATAAAAGAACTCACAAAAGCAGAAGAACAGATCATGCTCATCCTTTGGGAAATGGGCGAAGCCTTAGTAAAAGACGTTATCGAAAAAATGAACGAACCCAAACCTGCCTACAATACCGTTTCAACGGTAATCAGGGTTTTGGAAGGAAAAGGTTTTGTTGATCATAAAGCCATAGGCAATACACATATCTACTTTCCTATTATCAAAGAAACTGATTACAAGCGTTTTGCATTCGACAAGGTCATGAACAATTACTTCGAAAATTCTTACGAAAGTTTGGTTTCTTTTCTGGTAAAAGAAAAAAGTATGAGTACTGAAGAACTCAATGAAATTATTCAATTGGCTGAGAAACTTAAAAAAGATAAATGA